In the Malaclemys terrapin pileata isolate rMalTer1 chromosome 12, rMalTer1.hap1, whole genome shotgun sequence genome, one interval contains:
- the LOC128846871 gene encoding olfactory receptor 6F1-like, which translates to MSEENHTRVKEFILLGFPGSQFLQLSLFILFLVMYVLIITGNVAIIFLVRTQTCLQTPMYYFLCNFAFLEIWFTTACVPKTLANLVSQSKSISFTSCLLQMYFVFSFGCTEYFLLAVMAYDRYLAICYPLHYNTIMSSTLSVQLALSSWVGGFLVISVPAGLIARLSFCGPNIINHFFCDIAPWIILSCTDTYLVEMVCFIMFAIVILGSCVITLVSYIYIISTILKIPSSRGRQRAFSTCSSHLTVVIIWFGSTIFLHVKPSIETSLELTKIVTILNTIVTPLLNPFIYTLRNKEVREILKKVFSRGT; encoded by the coding sequence ATGAGCGAGGAAAATCACACCAGAGTGAAGGAATTCATCCTTCTGGGATTCCCTGGGTCTCAGTTTTTGCAACTGTCCCTCTTCATACTCTTTCTCGTCATGTATGTCCTGATCATCACTGGTAATGTGGCCATCATCTTCCTAGTCAGGACCCAGACATGCCTTCAAACCCCCATGTACTACTTCCTCTGCAACTTTGCCTTCCTGGAGATCTGGTTCACCACAGCCTGTGTCCCTAAGACTCTAGCCAATCTTGTGTCTCAAAGCAAATCCATCTCCTTCACCAGCTGCCTTCTGCAGATGTATTTTGTCTTCTCCTTTGGCTGTACAGAATACTTCCTCTTGGCTGTCATGGCCTATGACCGCTATCTGGCCATTTGCTACCCATTGCATTATAACACTATTATGAGCAGCACTCTCTCTGTTCAGCTGGCCCTTAGCTCTTGGGTGGGTGGTTTCCTGGTTATTTCCGTGCCAGCAGGTCTGATTGCCAGGTTGTCCTTCTGCGGTCCAAACATCATCAATCACTTCTTTTGTGACATAGCTCCCTGGATAATTCTCTCCTGCACTGACACCTACCTTGTTGAGATGGTCTGTTTCATCATGTTTGCCATCGTCATCCTAGGGTCCTGTGTGATAACCCTGGTATCCTACATTTATATCATCTCCACCATCTTGAAAATCCCCTCATCACGAGGTCGGCAAagggccttttccacctgctcttcCCATCTCACAGTTGTGATTATATGGTTCGGATCCACCATTTTTCTACATGTTAAACCATCCATAGAAACCTCTTTGGAACTAACCAAAATAGTCACCATCTTGAACACAATTGTGACTCCATTGCTAAATCCTTTCATCTATACATTGAGAAACAAAGAGGTCAGAGAGATCTTGAAAAAGGTATTCAGCAGGGGGACTTGA